Proteins from a single region of Methanoculleus taiwanensis:
- a CDS encoding DNA-3-methyladenine glycosylase codes for MLKAAMLLSPAFYKRDTVTVAQELLGCLLVHREGAKTTSGWIVEDEAYLRGDPAAHSFRGETKRNSVLFGPTGRAYIYRIYGLHTCVNIVTGTEGDGEAVLIRALEPAQGIELMQERRGTQDLVSLCNGPGKLASALGITMDLNGASLHSSSLQVWSPDSLPDHRPEGTSGEIVQTTRVGITKAADLPLRFYLNDSRFVSRRR; via the coding sequence GTGCTAAAGGCCGCTATGCTCCTCTCACCTGCATTCTACAAACGGGATACCGTGACCGTCGCACAGGAGCTGCTGGGATGCCTGCTGGTGCACCGGGAAGGAGCGAAGACGACGAGCGGCTGGATCGTCGAGGACGAGGCGTATCTCCGGGGCGACCCTGCAGCCCACTCCTTCCGGGGGGAGACGAAGAGGAACAGCGTCTTGTTCGGCCCGACAGGCCGCGCCTACATCTACCGGATCTACGGCCTCCATACCTGTGTCAATATCGTGACCGGCACGGAGGGTGATGGGGAGGCGGTCCTGATCCGGGCTCTTGAACCGGCACAAGGGATCGAGTTGATGCAGGAGAGGCGGGGAACGCAGGATCTGGTGTCTCTCTGCAACGGCCCGGGGAAACTGGCATCAGCACTCGGCATCACCATGGATCTGAACGGAGCCTCCCTCCATAGCAGTTCCCTCCAGGTCTGGTCGCCCGACAGCCTGCCTGACCACCGGCCGGAAGGCACATCCGGGGAGATCGTCCAGACGACCCGGGTCGGGATCACGAAGGCGGCGGACCTCCCTCTTCGATTTTACCTGAATGATAGCAGATTCGTCTCACGGAGACGGTGA
- a CDS encoding (Fe-S)-binding protein yields MDGRSFSEIHSRWFSPIQVLELDACTRCQECLNICPVTAIDRETSPMDRIGDWRRIVDRQTGIRARLFGRPSLDEKILHDLADSAYACTTCGACGVVCESGISTAQLWESMRGAIVDLGGSRAGVFADAAERIARFRNPYGAPQEKRSAWIPGDIVIADAAPVAYFPGCTVSFRQPEIGMAALRILQSLNIRFCMLGEEESCCGSLLFRTGHSPEDAEVIRNLIQAVVDRGVTTLLFTCAGCLKTATTDWPRVWGGPLPFTPVPFAVFLRDQIRQGRLSFQSRIARRVAYHDSCHAGRHLMHVLGRDQAFEAPREVLRAIPGIELTELRTNREFQICCGAGGGLKRKSPDLALAIAGRKVTDVRETGAEVLATTCPFCRRNILDAAGDTLEVVDIAELVAEALGLQADE; encoded by the coding sequence ATGGACGGCCGCTCCTTTTCCGAGATCCACTCCCGCTGGTTCTCGCCGATCCAGGTGCTGGAGCTCGATGCCTGCACCCGCTGCCAGGAGTGCCTTAACATCTGCCCGGTCACCGCTATAGACCGCGAGACCAGTCCGATGGACCGCATCGGCGACTGGAGGCGTATCGTCGACCGGCAGACCGGCATCCGTGCACGGCTCTTCGGCCGGCCGTCGCTCGATGAGAAGATCCTTCACGACCTTGCCGACAGTGCGTACGCCTGCACGACCTGCGGGGCGTGCGGTGTCGTCTGCGAGAGCGGCATCTCCACAGCTCAACTCTGGGAATCGATGCGGGGAGCAATCGTAGACCTCGGCGGTAGCCGGGCGGGTGTTTTTGCCGATGCCGCAGAGCGGATTGCCCGGTTCCGGAACCCTTACGGCGCCCCTCAGGAAAAGCGCAGTGCCTGGATCCCGGGCGATATCGTCATCGCCGATGCGGCACCGGTCGCCTACTTTCCGGGCTGCACAGTTTCGTTCCGCCAGCCGGAGATCGGGATGGCGGCGCTCCGCATCCTCCAGTCGCTCAACATCCGATTCTGTATGCTCGGAGAGGAGGAGTCCTGCTGTGGCTCTCTCCTCTTCCGGACAGGGCACTCTCCGGAAGACGCGGAGGTGATCCGGAACCTGATCCAGGCCGTGGTCGACCGGGGGGTCACGACGCTCCTCTTCACCTGTGCCGGGTGTTTAAAGACGGCCACAACCGACTGGCCGCGGGTCTGGGGAGGCCCGCTGCCGTTCACGCCGGTACCGTTCGCTGTCTTTCTCCGGGATCAGATCCGGCAGGGGCGCCTCTCCTTTCAGAGCAGGATCGCCCGGCGGGTTGCCTACCACGACTCCTGCCACGCCGGTCGGCATCTGATGCACGTGCTCGGCCGGGACCAGGCCTTCGAGGCGCCGCGTGAGGTTCTCCGCGCAATTCCGGGCATCGAACTTACGGAGCTTCGCACCAATCGGGAGTTCCAGATCTGTTGCGGTGCCGGCGGCGGCCTGAAACGTAAGAGTCCCGACCTCGCGCTTGCGATCGCCGGACGGAAAGTCACCGACGTCAGGGAGACCGGAGCAGAGGTTCTGGCCACCACCTGCCCGTTCTGCCGCCGGAATATCCTGGACGCGGCCGGCGATACGCTCGAGGTCGTCGATATCGCAGAGCTTGTGGCCGAGGCTCTGGGGCTGCAGGCTGACGAATGA